A single region of the Pseudomonas sp. VD-NE ins genome encodes:
- a CDS encoding amino acid ABC transporter ATP-binding protein, whose product MSALIEFHGFNKFYGEQQVLNGIDLQVQSGEVIVILGPSGCGKSTLLRCLNGLEEAHSGSLKFLGRELLDKATDWREIRQQIGMVFQSYHLFPHMSVLDNLLLGPLKVQKRQRREAQQQAEALLERVGLADKRDAFPRQLSGGQQQRIAIVRSLCMNPRVMLFDEVTAALDPEMVKEVLQVIQGLAREGMTLLIVTHEMAFARAVADRIVFMDAGRILEQNPPEIFFTNPQTARAQQFLEKFSFVATLPKTNPTKELELL is encoded by the coding sequence ATGAGCGCATTGATCGAGTTTCACGGTTTCAACAAATTCTATGGCGAGCAGCAGGTGCTCAACGGCATCGACCTGCAAGTGCAGAGCGGTGAAGTGATCGTCATCCTCGGCCCCAGCGGTTGCGGCAAAAGTACCTTGTTGCGTTGCCTCAATGGCCTGGAAGAGGCCCACAGCGGCAGCCTGAAATTCCTCGGCCGCGAGCTGCTGGACAAGGCCACTGACTGGCGTGAAATCCGTCAGCAGATCGGCATGGTCTTCCAGAGTTATCACCTGTTCCCGCACATGAGCGTGCTGGACAACCTGCTGCTCGGCCCGCTCAAGGTGCAGAAGCGTCAGCGCCGTGAAGCCCAGCAACAAGCCGAAGCCTTGCTCGAGCGCGTGGGGCTGGCGGACAAGCGTGACGCCTTCCCGCGTCAGCTCTCCGGCGGCCAGCAGCAACGCATCGCCATCGTTCGCTCGCTGTGCATGAACCCGCGCGTGATGCTCTTCGACGAAGTCACCGCCGCCCTTGATCCGGAGATGGTCAAGGAAGTTTTGCAGGTCATTCAGGGCCTGGCCCGCGAAGGCATGACCCTGCTGATCGTCACCCACGAAATGGCCTTCGCCCGCGCGGTGGCCGACCGCATCGTGTTCATGGACGCCGGGCGCATCCTTGAACAGAACCCGCCCGAGATTTTCTTTACGAACCCGCAAACCGCACGCGCGCAGCAGTTTCTGGAGAAGTTCTCCTTCGTTGCAACACTGCCAAAAACGAATCCGACAAAGGAACTGGAACTGTTATGA
- a CDS encoding transporter substrate-binding domain-containing protein, whose translation MKTAAFLLPLLSLALLAGCSKTEEPPKPKVASESTAPAGYLDKIKARDKLIVGVFTDKPPFGFVDEAGRYVGFDTDIGRRFAKDLLGDENKVEFVAVEPASRIPFLQSDKVDLILANMTVTPERKEAVEFTNPNLKVAVQALVPQSSSVKNLDDLATRTTIVTTGTTADIWLTKNHPDWKLLKFEKNSESLQALANGRGDAYAQDNLVLFSWAKQNPGYRVLDDKLGAEAPIAPAVKKGNIELRDWVNTELAKLGDEKYLLKLYDQYVRKELSDDTKPESVIVEGGKWQG comes from the coding sequence ATGAAAACTGCCGCTTTTTTACTGCCCTTGCTCAGCCTCGCACTGCTTGCCGGTTGCAGCAAAACCGAAGAACCGCCGAAGCCGAAGGTTGCCAGCGAAAGTACCGCGCCGGCCGGTTACCTGGACAAGATCAAGGCTCGCGACAAGTTGATTGTCGGCGTGTTCACCGACAAGCCACCGTTCGGTTTTGTCGACGAGGCCGGGCGCTACGTCGGCTTCGATACTGATATTGGCCGGCGTTTCGCCAAGGATCTGCTCGGCGATGAAAACAAGGTCGAGTTCGTGGCCGTCGAGCCGGCGAGCCGCATTCCGTTCCTGCAGAGCGACAAGGTCGACCTGATCCTCGCCAACATGACCGTCACGCCTGAGCGCAAGGAAGCGGTGGAATTCACCAACCCGAACCTCAAGGTTGCAGTGCAGGCACTGGTGCCACAAAGCAGCTCGGTGAAAAACCTTGATGATCTGGCGACCCGCACCACCATCGTTACTACCGGCACGACTGCTGATATCTGGCTGACCAAGAATCACCCGGACTGGAAACTGCTGAAGTTCGAGAAAAACTCCGAGTCGTTGCAAGCCCTGGCCAATGGTCGTGGCGATGCCTATGCGCAGGACAATCTGGTGCTGTTCAGCTGGGCCAAGCAGAACCCGGGCTATCGCGTGCTGGATGACAAACTGGGTGCCGAAGCGCCGATTGCACCGGCGGTGAAGAAGGGCAATATCGAGTTGCGTGACTGGGTGAATACCGAGCTGGCCAAGTTGGGTGATGAGAAGTATCTGCTCAAGCTTTATGACCAATATGTGCGTAAGGAACTGAGCGATGACACCAAGCCTGAGAGCGTGATTGTCGAGGGTGGCAAGTGGCAGGGGTGA